In the Planctomycetaceae bacterium genome, TTCAGAATGGTGATCTGAAGACTGACGTTGCCAGGGCAGAAATGATTCCCCCGGGAATGTACCGTCGCCAATTGCCGACACAGGTCGCGTTCGGGACTCGTGATGGAGTCGAGGCAGATGCCAATAATGTCCGCTACGCCAGCGGCAAGAAATAGCGCCGGTCACGGAGCGACATTCGCAAAATACGGCAACCCGATCCGAAAAGGATCGGGTTGTTTCTGCGCTGCTTGCGATGTTCCATGGGCACCGTGCTGACCGCCAGCAACAGCCCGATCGACTTCATCAGACGCAAGCTCGAATCATTCAATAGTTCTTGTGAGGCTTGCACAGGCCGGCAAACATGACGACTGCGACAACCGCTGAGACGACGGAGAGTGTTGTGATGGTTTCTGCCGACAGTCCAAGGTCCACGGAGGCGACTCCGAATGCTGCGAACACTGCGATCCCCACTGCCGTCAGGGCCTCTCCAGCGATGACGCCGGACGAAAACAGAACGCCTCGATGAAGAATGGCGTCGTGTTCTGCTTCAGGTTTGCCTCGCGAATAGAAGTGTGCCAGCAGGCCGCCGAACAGGATTGGAATGGCCAGCCCGAATGGCAGATACATTCCCACGGCAATTGGCATCAGGTATGCGCGAAACTTTGCGTTGGCTGATTTGAGTCTGTGGTCAATCAACAGGATGACTGCCCCCACACCGATTCCGACCGCAATCAGATCCCAACGAAGTTCCCCTTCGCCTGCGAATCCGCGAGCTAGTTCTGCAAATAAGCTGGCCTGCGGCGCGGAGAGTTCGGGACCTCCAATTCCGCCCGGCGTATTGCTGTGAAGCAAGTTCAGCACAGGAGCGATCGTAAAAGCTGCGACAGTGACGCCTGCAATTTGCATCATTTGCTGGCCGATCGGAGAAGCCCCAACCAGAGACCCTGTCTTCAGGTCGTTGCAAACGTCTCCGCTGGTACACGCCACGCAGCAAACAATTCCAGCGATTCCAAGAGTCGCGACCATCGCTTCAGGCCCTCGAAATCCCGCGAGATATAACATTCCGCCTGCAACAAGAACCGCTGTAATTGTCATCCCGGACACCGGACTATTGGAATTCCCGACGACGCCCACGATGTAGCTGGCGACCGCTGTGAAGAAGAATCCAAGCACCACCATGACGATGGTGGACAGTGCAGTGATGCTGACCCCTTTCGTAAACGAATAATTGACACCTGCAAGCAGAAAGACGCACAAGGCAGCCAGAAGAAGGATCACCCGGGAAGGGATGTCTCGCTGAGATGCGTCGGCAGGCTGTTGGTTGCCGGTCATTCCTGACCATAATTCACGAACGGCAGCGATCAACCCGGCTCTGACATTGTATAACGATGCGAATCCGCCCAGCACCATTGCACCGACGCCGACATAACGCACCTGCGAACTCCAGATTGAATACGCCTGATCGACGGCGGATTCCTCTGCAATCGCCCCACCAATAATTGGGATCCCAATTAACCACGACAGAGCTCCGCCGAGAAAAATCAGAACGGCCACATTCAGTCGGACGATAAAACCCACGGCTACGAGCATTGGTGACAA is a window encoding:
- a CDS encoding oligopeptide transporter, OPT family — its product is MSVEESVVSPQSDEPRAEITPRVIVLGLLLSVIMGAANVYVGLKAGMTVSASIPAAVMAMMFFRLLFRNSTIREANQVQTCASAGESLAAGIIFTMPAMVLIGYWTSFDYWTITIIAFTGGLMGILFMIPMRRVFVVDNDELAYPEGVACAAVLKAGENAEEDSGAGKSLILGGLLGTAFKLMGGFLGLIAGSLETARVVGTRIFYIGGDLSPMLVAVGFIVRLNVAVLIFLGGALSWLIGIPIIGGAIAEESAVDQAYSIWSSQVRYVGVGAMVLGGFASLYNVRAGLIAAVRELWSGMTGNQQPADASQRDIPSRVILLLAALCVFLLAGVNYSFTKGVSITALSTIVMVVLGFFFTAVASYIVGVVGNSNSPVSGMTITAVLVAGGMLYLAGFRGPEAMVATLGIAGIVCCVACTSGDVCNDLKTGSLVGASPIGQQMMQIAGVTVAAFTIAPVLNLLHSNTPGGIGGPELSAPQASLFAELARGFAGEGELRWDLIAVGIGVGAVILLIDHRLKSANAKFRAYLMPIAVGMYLPFGLAIPILFGGLLAHFYSRGKPEAEHDAILHRGVLFSSGVIAGEALTAVGIAVFAAFGVASVDLGLSAETITTLSVVSAVVAVVMFAGLCKPHKNY